A single region of the Trichoplusia ni isolate ovarian cell line Hi5 chromosome 24, tn1, whole genome shotgun sequence genome encodes:
- the LOC113505103 gene encoding zinc finger protein 271-like: MATDFPTHTDMAELETETIIKEEEIDMINEDLQLDIKSEINIGETIIQENVDNPFKNVQLEVKQETISISIESESLDSQDDETLPKIEYDMDPKSEMFEKVKEERVVGDESLVTYDYPNFDDVTSMDSNDAAALTHVEACLHDDMDYKCEDDGLYEEQKEDYDKMDIKEETDVTVTETHLISNKLINTTSTITNPHDGLIESKTTKTLVMEILPIPQTNMSYSKIDGNPEEILPTTYDHDDNYLEYQESFQLNSITGNVLSLEQEAYGLLKATGKKEVEECHTCPKCPKTYRIKRYMKRHLAVHEGIEKRALGIIKGEITRRENRDKRLKAQLDTKVDTKGKEEKIKKEGYECTCGKVFQRRSRMETCLRSHNLFSDTNTYPCVSCSRHFKDREELALHRKRLHRKKFPCKFCPTDYHTRKELFKHLQVHQKVQLMEYKVISEVVKGKQKLKCFMCSKTYMELSELKSHVMDDHKEPYSCPRCKRTFSKIIDFGNHTKTFHPEVEGQSVLDVLEAFSKLVKAWKCDECGLQFHEADKLAIHQVEKHSPDLKSETQFQCTDCRRVFVSQKGLTSHRRIHHSTETVEETELVEKGVMCLECRKICKDMNALISHMRFHSPDRKYPCKFCDFRFATPEKRKTHAEIHTGDMKYVCFICEYQCSSENRLKQHKLSPKHKNMREFLLTGRPLTEEAHSSKQEKIKDTLKKKEWAVKKSKRKEVKSESDSSSECSEVACDICGDKFPSESEMLEHKQTHPFIEFPNEDKPSRIFFK, translated from the exons ATGGCAACGGACTTCCCAACACACACAGACATGGCTGAACTTGAAACGGAAACAATTATCAAAGAAGAGGAAATAGATATGATCAATGAAGACCTACAACTAGACATTAAATCTGAAATCAATATCGGTGAGACCATCATACAAGAAAATGTTGATAACCCATTCAAGAACGTACAACTAGAAGTAAAACAAGAAACAATATCTATAAGTATAGAATCCGAGAGCTTAGATTCACAGGACGATGAAACCTTACCCAAAATTGAGTATGACATGGATCCAAAGTCAGAAATGTTTGAAAAGGTGAAGGAGGAACGGGTGGTAGGTGATGAGTCGTTAGTGACGTACGATTATCCGAATTTCGATGACGTTACCAGTATGGACAGCAATGATGCAGCCGCCCTGACACATGTTGAAGCCTGTTTACATGATGACATGGATTATAAGTGTGAAGATGATGGGCTGTATGag GAGCAGAAAGAGGATTACGACAAAATGGACATAAAAGAAGAAACAGATGTAACTGTAACAGAGACTCATTTAATATCCAATAAACTGATCAATACAACTTCCACCATCACCAACCCGCACGACGGGCTCATAGAGTCGAAAACCACAAAGACTCTAGTCATGGAAATATTGCCCATCCCACAAACCAACATGTCATACTCCAAAATAGATGGCAACCCTGAAGAAATTCTACCAACCACATATGATCATGATGACAACTATTTAGAGTACCAAGAGTCTTTTCAATTAAACTCTATTACTGGTAATGTTCTATCCCTTGAACAAGAAGCTTATGGTCTTCTAAAAGCCACGGGAAAGAAGGAAGTCGAAGAGTGCCATACTTGCCCAAAATGTCCAAAAACATATCGCATTAAGAGGTATATGAAGCGGCATTTGGCCGTCCATGAAGGCATCGAGAAACGTGCTTTAGGCATTATTAAGGGTGAGATAACAAGAAGAGAAAATCGTGATAAAAGATTGAAAGCTCAACTTGATACCAAGGTCGACACAAAAGGaaaagaagagaaaataaagAAGGAAGGGTATGAGTGTACTTGTGGCAAAGTATTCCAAAGAAGGAGTAGGATGGAGACTTGTCTTAGATCCCATAACCTGTTCTCCGACACCAACACCTATCCCTGTGTGTCCTGCTCAAGACATTTCAAGGACAGAGAAGAATTAGCTCTACATCGCAAGAGGCTACACAGAAAGAAATTCCCTTGTAAATTCTGTCCCACAGATTACCACACGCGGAAAGAACTATTCAAACACCTGCAAGTACACCAAAAGGTTCAACTAATGGAGTATAAAGTTATTTCGGAAGTTGTCAAAGGGAAACAAAAGCTAAAATGCTTTATGTGTTCGAAAACCTATATGGAACTGTCTGAATTAAAGTCTCATGTGATGGATGACCATAAAGAGCCTTACAGCTGTCCGCGCTGCAAGCGAACCTTCTCGAAAATCATCGACTTCGGCAATCACACAAAAACCTTCCACCCAGAAGTTGAAGGACAATCCGTTTTAGATGTATTAGAAGCGTTCTCTAAACTCGTGAAGGCGTGGAAATGTGATGAGTGCGGCTTACAGTTCCATGAGGCAGACAAACTAGCGATCCATCAGGTTGAAAAGCACAGTCCAGACCTCAAATCAGAAACACAATTCCAGTGCACCGATTGCCGAAGAGTTTTCGTCAGTCAAAAGGGTCTGACGTCGCATCGACGAATACACCACAGTACGGAAACCGTTGAAGAAACGGAACTAGTCGAGAAAGGAGTTATGTGCCTTGAATGTAGAAAGATCTGTAAAGATATGAATGCTTTAATATCTCATATGCGTTTTCACTCACCAGATAGAAAATATCCATGCAAGTTCTGTGATTTTCGCTTTGCTACACCAGAAAAACGGAAAACACACGCAGAAATACATACAGGCGACATGAAGTACGTTTGCTTCATCTGCGAATACCAGTGCAGTTCTGAAAACCGCTTGAAACAACATAAACTTTCCCCGAAACATAAAAACATGCGGGAGTTCCTGCTAACTGGAAGACCGTTAACAGAAGAAGCGCATTCTTCTAAGCAGGAGAAAATAAAAGATACTTTGAAGAAGAAAGAGTGGGCTGTTAAGAAGAGTAAGAGAAAAGAAGTGAAGTCAGAGAGTGACTCGAGTTCTGAGTGCAGTGAGGTGGCGTGTGATATCTGTGGAGATAAGTTTCCTAGTGAGAGTGAGATGTTAGAACATAAACAGACACATCCGTTTATAGAGTTTCCCAATGAGGACAAGCCTAGTAGAATATTCTTTAAGTGA
- the LOC113505105 gene encoding zinc finger protein 684-like, with translation MANSLDLKVMLKHLSNGTLGENLCIICLSPLQDQYENIFTEICKQDKNYCIADVLQTMCQITLSESDNYNACINCFMMASMAHKFYLLSKRSHEILEFYSDQVLNNLDQIQIPEESTNDTLCLSLPEISTETPIYDYNLHGIGKKGKKKVTNIESDQKPVIVKEVKQESAEDDVVVIIKENDESMFYKVNPDGGLELVNDLEKDYYKVAFANELPSEKQPKRRRKRGPMTLKLCTRCPVKYRFAAKLKEHMKLEHKVDLFVCKVCKAMTEDEQEYHNHLKTHTNIHQCALCNMVFKKRDTIINHLKWHEKMRNISQAENAHICEICGVILENEDGLKQHYENKHYKKFTCYYCGRMYKGEMSFDMHIKKHEANMEMEALKKKQDKQDASSKTQKAAPEAQKQEVNKKKCMCSTCGRDFVDERSLMWHQRLHNNERPYNCDVCGRGFVSLNRRNQHALCAHTAPTRRCPLCPALFHLRSMINTHIKKVHLKAHKRRNRISKHQNVYWRTEAVPIQELSVDIQNDILELQAANNEQDWTFLGTSSTMEIEEEI, from the exons ATGGCAAATTCCTTGGACCTAAAGGTGATGCTAAAACACTTATCAAATGGTACGCTGGGCGAGAATTTGTGCATTATATGTCTGTCGCCGCTTCAAGACCAGTACGAGAATATTTTTACGGAGATTTGTAAACAGGACAAGAATTATTGCATAGCAGATGTGCTTCAAACTATGTGCCAAATTACG ctATCAGAAAGTGATAACTACAATGCATGTATAAACTGTTTTATGATGGCATCCATGGCACACAAATTCTATCTACTATCAAAACGGAGTCACGAAATCCTTGAATTCTATTCTGACCAAGTTTTGAACAACTTGGATCAAATACAGATACCTGAGGAATCTACCAATGACACTCTATGCCTGTCCCTTCCTGAGATATCAACTGAGACACCCATTTACGACTACAATTTACATGGTATAGGTAAAAAGGGTAAAAAGAAAGTTACCAATATAGAATCAGACCAAAAACCTGTTATAGTAAAAGAAGTGAAGCAAGAGAGTGCTGAGGATGATGTAGTGGTAATTATAAAGGAAAATGATGAGTCTATGTTCTACAAAGTGAACCCCGATGGAGGCTTGGAACTAGTAAATGACCTTGAGAAAGATTACTACAAGGTAGCATTTGCTAATGAGCTGCCCAGTGAGAAACAGCCGAAGCGGAGAAGGAAAAGAGGTCCGATGACACTGAAGCTGTGTACCCGATGTCCTGTTAAATACAGGTTTGCTGCCAAACTTAAAGAGCACATGAAACTGGAGCATAAAGTAGATCTCTTTGTTTGTAAG GTCTGTAAAGCTATGACAGAAGATGAACAGGAGTACCACAACCACTTGAagacacacacaaacatacaccAGTGTGCCCTATGCAACATGGTGTTTAAGAAACGGGATACCATTATCAATCATCTCAAGTGGCATGAGAAAATGAGGAATATTAGCCAG GCTGAAAACGCCCACATCTGTGAAATATGCGGGGTGATCCTTGAGAATGAGGATGGCTTGAAGCAGCACTATGAGAACAAACACTACAAGAAGTTCACATGTTACTACTGCGGCAGGATGTATAAGGGAGAGATGAGCTTTGATATGCACATCAAGAAACATGAGGCTAACATGGAAATGGAGGCATTGAA GAAAAAACAAGATAAACAGGATGCTTCTTCAAAAACACAGAAAGCAGCTCCAGAAGCACAGAAACAAGAGGTTAACAAGAAGAAGTGTATGTGTTCTACATGCGGTCGAGACTTCGTCGACGAGAGATCGCTGATGTGGCATCAACGACTGCACAATAATGAACGACCTTATAACTGTGAT GTGTGCGGTCGCGGCTTCGTGTCGCTGAACCGCCGCAACCAGCACGCGCTGTGCGCTCACACAGCTCCCACGCGCCGCTGCCCGCTCTGTCCCGCGCTCTTCCATCTGCGATCCATGATCAACACGCacatcaaaaag GTGCACCTAAAAGCGCACAAGCGTCGCAACCGCATCAGCAAACACCAGAATGTGTACTGGCGCACCGAGGCTGTTCCCATCCAAGAGCTCAGCGTCGACATACAGAACGATATTCTGGAACTACAGGCTGCTAACAACGAACAAGATTGG ACATTCCTGGGCACATCATCTACAATGGAAATTGAAGAAGAAATTTGA